One segment of Panicum virgatum strain AP13 chromosome 1K, P.virgatum_v5, whole genome shotgun sequence DNA contains the following:
- the LOC120709528 gene encoding uncharacterized protein At2g24330-like isoform X1, producing MASSSAAADEVAPAPAPAPAEAAAEAKGKGKLGGVLGRMWRALFGGREDFEKRLQYLSKEEAAVHARMRRRTQFSRRAVRNLIVLSVLAEVVAVVYAIMMTRDEDLTWQMRAIRVLPMFVLPAVSSLIYSTVVNFTTMLERKDQKTLEKLRAERKAKIDELKERTNYYLTQQLIQVSGQVSITQATQIHEFQVSYLFSSLATPILNVICIVHVQKYDLDPAAKAAAASVLASKLGEETGLKLHVGEEPKLDAAVARSNDVEILPSDGMRNRKQPNARRSRTGSPSAAHPPAQGTESSPTASAGLETAPAPMVVEHHQGTGANDGGWIAKIAALLVGEDPSQSYALICGNCHMHNGLARKEDYPHVTYYCPHCNALNTSKQSMGQYSGSNSGRSTPAVPADGLSVSSSVQEGELSNLTTLQALPKEGNAEKQETLAG from the exons ATGGCCtcatcctcggcggcggcggacgaggtggcgccggcgccggccccggccccggccgaggcggcggcggaggccaaggggaaggggaagctGGGCGGGGTGCTGGGGCGGATGTGGCGGGCGCTCTTCGGCGGCCGGGAGGACTTCGAGAAGCGCCTGCAGTACCTGTccaaggaggaggccgccgtgcACGCGCGGATGCGCAGACGGACGCAGTTCTCGCGCCGCGCCGTGCGCAACCTCATCGTCCTCTCCGTCCTCGCCGAG GTGGTGGCTGTTGTATATGCTATCATGATGACAAGAGATGAGGATCTAACTTGGCAGATGAGGGCAATTCGGGTGCTGCCGATGTTTGTTCTTCCAGCTGTATCCTCTCTGATATATTCAACAGTTGTAAACTTCACAACGATGC TTGAGCGAAAAGACCAGAAGACCCTTGAAAAGTTGAGGGCTGAGAGGAAAGCCAAGATTGATGAGCTTAAAGAGAGAACAAATTATTATCTTACCCAGCAGCTTATTCAGGTAAGTGGACAAGTATCCATTACTCAAGCTACACAAATTCATGAGTTCCAGGTGTCATACCTTTTTTCATCTCTTGCCACACCGATACTAAATGTGATATGTATTGTACATGTGCAGAAATATGATCTTGATCCAGCTGCAAAGGCCGCGGCAGCTTCAGTTTTGGCATCAAAGCTTGGGGAGGAAACTGGTTTGAAACTTCATGTTGGAGAAGAACCAAAGTTGGATGCAGCAGTGGCTAGAAGCAACGATGTTGAGATACTACCATCAGATGGTATGAGAAACAGGAAGCAACCCAATGCAAGACGAAGCAGGACTGGGAGCCCCTCTGCTGCTCATCCCCCAGCACAGGGAACTGAATCCAGTCCAACTGCGAGTGCTGGTTTGGAAACTGCACCAGCTCCAATGGTGGTAGAACACCATCAAGGCACAGGGGCCAATGATGGTGGATGGATTGCAAAAATTGCTGCCTTGCTTGTGGGGGAGGACCCATCACAATCGTATGCTTTGATCTGTGGCAACTGCCATATGCATAATG GCTTGGCACGGAAGGAAGATTACCCACACGTAACATACTACTGCCCACATTGTAATGCATTGAACACATCAAAGCAATCCATGGGCCAATACTCTGGCTCCAACTCAGGCCGCTCGACCCCAGCTGTTCCTGCTGATGGACTCTCCGTTTCCAGTTCAGTACAGGAGGGTGAATTGAGTAACCTGACCACATTGCAGGCGCTGCCAAAGGAAGGAAATGCGGAGAAGCAAGAAACGTTGGCAGGTTGA
- the LOC120709528 gene encoding uncharacterized protein At2g24330-like isoform X2: MASSSAAADEVAPAPAPAPAEAAAEAKGKGKLGGVLGRMWRALFGGREDFEKRLQYLSKEEAAVHARMRRRTQFSRRAVRNLIVLSVLAEVVAVVYAIMMTRDEDLTWQMRAIRVLPMFVLPAVSSLIYSTVVNFTTMLERKDQKTLEKLRAERKAKIDELKERTNYYLTQQLIQKYDLDPAAKAAAASVLASKLGEETGLKLHVGEEPKLDAAVARSNDVEILPSDGMRNRKQPNARRSRTGSPSAAHPPAQGTESSPTASAGLETAPAPMVVEHHQGTGANDGGWIAKIAALLVGEDPSQSYALICGNCHMHNGLARKEDYPHVTYYCPHCNALNTSKQSMGQYSGSNSGRSTPAVPADGLSVSSSVQEGELSNLTTLQALPKEGNAEKQETLAG; encoded by the exons ATGGCCtcatcctcggcggcggcggacgaggtggcgccggcgccggccccggccccggccgaggcggcggcggaggccaaggggaaggggaagctGGGCGGGGTGCTGGGGCGGATGTGGCGGGCGCTCTTCGGCGGCCGGGAGGACTTCGAGAAGCGCCTGCAGTACCTGTccaaggaggaggccgccgtgcACGCGCGGATGCGCAGACGGACGCAGTTCTCGCGCCGCGCCGTGCGCAACCTCATCGTCCTCTCCGTCCTCGCCGAG GTGGTGGCTGTTGTATATGCTATCATGATGACAAGAGATGAGGATCTAACTTGGCAGATGAGGGCAATTCGGGTGCTGCCGATGTTTGTTCTTCCAGCTGTATCCTCTCTGATATATTCAACAGTTGTAAACTTCACAACGATGC TTGAGCGAAAAGACCAGAAGACCCTTGAAAAGTTGAGGGCTGAGAGGAAAGCCAAGATTGATGAGCTTAAAGAGAGAACAAATTATTATCTTACCCAGCAGCTTATTCAG AAATATGATCTTGATCCAGCTGCAAAGGCCGCGGCAGCTTCAGTTTTGGCATCAAAGCTTGGGGAGGAAACTGGTTTGAAACTTCATGTTGGAGAAGAACCAAAGTTGGATGCAGCAGTGGCTAGAAGCAACGATGTTGAGATACTACCATCAGATGGTATGAGAAACAGGAAGCAACCCAATGCAAGACGAAGCAGGACTGGGAGCCCCTCTGCTGCTCATCCCCCAGCACAGGGAACTGAATCCAGTCCAACTGCGAGTGCTGGTTTGGAAACTGCACCAGCTCCAATGGTGGTAGAACACCATCAAGGCACAGGGGCCAATGATGGTGGATGGATTGCAAAAATTGCTGCCTTGCTTGTGGGGGAGGACCCATCACAATCGTATGCTTTGATCTGTGGCAACTGCCATATGCATAATG GCTTGGCACGGAAGGAAGATTACCCACACGTAACATACTACTGCCCACATTGTAATGCATTGAACACATCAAAGCAATCCATGGGCCAATACTCTGGCTCCAACTCAGGCCGCTCGACCCCAGCTGTTCCTGCTGATGGACTCTCCGTTTCCAGTTCAGTACAGGAGGGTGAATTGAGTAACCTGACCACATTGCAGGCGCTGCCAAAGGAAGGAAATGCGGAGAAGCAAGAAACGTTGGCAGGTTGA